The nucleotide window CTGATCTTTAGTTCTACTTTGAGATGGTGTTAAGATTGTGGGTGATCGGTCAACGGACAACACCCGAGAATCTGCGAGGAGCCATTAGGTGAACGAGAAGATCGACTCCTCTCAGCTTTTACACCTTGTATTCTTGTGATCCCACCCTATTCTCACTCTCGAAACAAGCTTTCATCTGGCTTTATAGATAAAACCCAATTAAATTGCTAAATCAAATCTAGATGAAATTTAGCTATGTCACATCTAACTTCACCACCACGGGATTAAACTTGTTACGTACAAGATTGGTGCAACTGTAGCTCGTACACGTACGTCCCCCGCAGCTgcatttgtttttcttttttttagacAATCGCAGCTGCATTTGTTCCCCGATTGTCTGCGTTCCTTGTCTTACCCGGGCCAGGCCCAACGATGATGTCTCTGCGCTTGTGAGCTGCACTTTTTTTTTTTGAGTTGTTGTTTTTCAAAGCAATGCACGAGAATGGCAAGATGCAAGTTACTTGTTTGTGCAACAATAGGCTTGTTCGTATATTTTTTAAAAGAAAATCTGTTGAATGGCTGCATGTTTTTTTCCGTGACTTTCCTCTTGGGTTTTCTTCGTTTCcattttcttttttgtttttccattttttaaaattcattatttttataaaatatatgtcctttattttatttttatttttattttatgcttttccattttccttttttattttctttctttgttttataaaattcatgaactttttctaAACAAATTTAGCAATGTCTTGTCTATGTTCCTGACCGTTCAACCTGTTCGCTTTAAATATTGCGCAAATCTTCATTGCCGGTTATTTCGTCACGTGCGTCCAATGTCTCGTCGTAACGTCCAGTGTCTACTTGTTAGCCCAATCACACACACATCTTTTGTTGGGCCATTTCGTCCAAGTTGCAACTCCAACCCCAACATGCTACTGGGCCCACTTTTTTTCCTAGTTGCAAGTATTTTTGTGGCCGGTTGTAACTCCACCTCCGCCCCGACATGCAATTTGAGGGttccagttgcaagtccaccatcGATATGTAAGTGGGGCTCGACCCACTTTTGTCCTAATTGCAAGCACACtcttgacatgcaactgggggGCGACCCTTTTTTTCTAGTTGCAAGTTCACCCTTAATATGCAACCGAGGGCCGACGTGATGAATCATTTATCGGCCGCCGTCTATGCCGCGTCCGCTGCTATAGTCGCTCTCACCCCCCTAGTACCCCTTTTGCGCGAGTTGATCTCCCTCTTCCTCCCCTCAATCCACTTTTTGCCTTCCGATCCAAGAGGCTTGCATCCGCAAATATTATTCTCGAATCCTCCGTGTCTCAAGGAGGAGGAAAGAAGATCGACCGCTGCTCACTGAATAAGAAAGACGAGGAAGAGAGCGGTCTTCTCCTCTTCTCACAATGAGGAGGATAAGGCTGATGCAATGCTGTCGCACGACCGAGCAAACGTTTCGTCTGAGATGTCATGTTGGATGCACCAAGATCCGTGTGAGTTTATCCGACGACCAACTAGGTTAATTCATTAGCCTTTATGGGGGATGTATTGTAGCACGCAAGTGTCGGGGCACGCGGCCCTATTTTCTTTTGGCTTTCGATTTTTAATCTTTTATATCTTTTGAACCAAAAGTCTAAATTAAATTCCGTTTGCATATTCATATTTCTGATGATGAGGGCTTTCAAATGAGATCCATTTAAAATATGTTTTGACAAGGTTATTTTTAAAGTTTCAACTTCTGAAACTTGGTATGTGCGACACACAAAATCGTAAGTTTTAGAACCTGCGATCGACAAAATCGGAAGTTTTAAGGTTCAACTCTAAAACTTGGTACATGCGGCCGGCAGAATCGTAAGTTTTGGACAAAATACTAAGTTCTAAGTTTCAACTCTGAAtcaccccgcaaaaaaaaaactCTGAATTGGCAGCGGCCTCCATTCAAGAGCTAGGGCAGCAGAATTGTAAATTTTGGAACTTGCAGCCGGCAAAATGGTAAGTTCTAAGTTACAACTTGGTACGAGCAACCGACGAAATCATAATTTTTAAGTTTCAACTCTAAAACTTGGTACGAGCAACCGATAAGATTGTAAGTTTGGAAACCTACGCCCGACTAAAACATGAATTCCAGGAACTACCTAAAATCGTGTTATGCCCTCGTGTGTGTGATCCATCGACTTTACGGACCGTGAGGCAATCTGATGGTTGGCATGGACCCCCTCTAGTTGGCGACCGTCCGCCTAGCTAGGGGTGGCATTTGCAAACCGCCTGGATGGCAGCTTTAGTGTTTCGGACTTTGGAGGATGCATTTTTACAAAAAAGCATACATACCATTTTGTTTATTTCGGTGCATTTTCCATCTAGAAACTGCAGCAGCTAGAGGGGTCGGTGGAGGGCTGTTCCGTTCGCCAGGTAACACTGAATGCGCATCgtcggaaatcctgaaataaatccaggaataaatgcgaacaccaggatttgaaccctgatgAGCTGAAAataccacagtccctctaaccGTCCAATCACAGGTTGGTTCACAAGAAAAACTGACAGTTGACGGTCAAATACTGCTGTGTCAAAGTCCAACAACACTGAAAGTGGAGCAGATCGATCGGTGGGCGTCATGGGTGCTTGGAGGAAGGCCAGGCGAAGTCACGCAGAGCCGCCGCGGAGACTCGGAGGTCGGAACTAACCGAAACAAAACAGAgcgcctcctctctcttccaGCTGCTCCTGCTCGGCTTGTTTCCCGTGCCGTTTTCTCCTCCCCCTCCTGTCCCTATTAAAGACGCGCGCGGCCGAGCTGCCTGCCACCACGCGCTGCTCGCGGCCGTATTGCTGGCAGGGATAGAGCGCGCGAGCGAGGGAGAGAGaaggggggcggggcggcggagtgGCTCGGGTCTTCTTCCGCTCCTCCTCGTCCTCCCGCGCGCAACAGATCGGGAGACTCCGTCGCTGAGGCCGCCGCTTCTCCCGTCTGCCCTGCCTGGGTACGTCTCAAAGCCTCCCCTGTCTACGAGCTGCGCCGGCGGTTCGGTTTCGATTTGGTTTGACGCATTGCTCGAGCTCTGCATGGCGGATCGCCGGTGGCTGTCGCCGTGCGGCTGGTCCTGGTCTCGGGAATTCTGTGGCGGCCTCTCATCTCTCGGCGGTCGCTGAATCTGTCTTCCCCTGAGCTGCTCTGGTCGTTGCATTGGGAGAAACAAAAAGCTTGCTTCAGTCTTGCTGCTCGATCTCGGAGTATATCTGTTTTTCTTTCAGTAGTTCCCGTGCTCGTTGCGTGTGTAATCTGTGCGGGGTTTTGGGATCGCTGCCCGAGAACGCCGTAGATTTGCATCTCGGCTCCTAAACCCAACCACTGTAGCAGGATTCCGGAATTCTTATCTTGGGATTTCTGGAATCCATTTTAACtgttgttttcttttttgttCGTCAGTAGAATGGATGCTCCGGCGCCCAATGCCGCCAACCCGCCGGCGCCGGCGGCAGCGGAGCCAGCAGCGCAGCCGCGGCGGCTTCCGGACTTCCTCCAGTCGGTGCGGCTCAAGTACGTGAAGCTGGGGTACCACCACCTCATCTCCCACGGCATGTACCTGCTGCTGTCGCCGCTCATGGCCCTGGTGGCCGTGCAGCTCTCCACCGTGTCCCCGGGCGACCTCGCCGACCTGTGGGAGCAGCTCCGGTTCAACCTCGTCTCCGTGCTCGTCTGCTCCAccctcctcgtcttcctctccaCCGTCTACTTCCTCACCCGCCCCCGCCCCGTCTACCTCGTCGACTTCGCCTGCTACAAGCCGGGGCCGGAGCGCCGGTGCACGCGCCAGACCTTCATGCGCTGCTCCGAGGCCACCGGCTCCTTCACCGACGCCAACCTCGACTTCCAGCGCAAGATCCTCGAGCGGTCCGGGCTGGGCGAGGACACCTACCTGCCCCCCGCCGTGCTGCGGGTGCCCCCCAACCCGTGCATGGACGAGGCGCGCAGGGAGGCGAGCACCGTCATGTTCGGCGCCATCGACCAGCTGCTGGAGAAGACCGGGGTGAGGCCCAAGGACATCGGCATCCTGGTGGTCAACTGCAGCCTCTTCAACCCGACGCCGTCGCTGTCGGCCATGGTGGTGAACCACTACGGGCTGAGGGGCAACGTCGTGAGCTACAACCTGGGCGGCATGGGGTGCAGCGCCGGGCTGCTGTCCGTGGACCTCGCCAAGGACCTGCTGCAGGTGCACCCCAGCTCGTACGCGCTGGTGGTCAGCATGGAGAACATCACCCTCAACTGGTACTTCGGGAACGACCGCTCCATGCTGGTGTCCAACTGCCTGTTCCGGATGGGCGGCGCGGCGATCCTGCTCTCGAACCGCCGTTCCGACCGGCGGCGGTCCAAGTACGAGCTGGTGCACACGGTGCGCACCCACAAGGGAGCCGACGACAAGTGCTTCGGCTGCGTGACGCAGCAGGAGGACGGGGACGGCAAGGTGGGCGTGTCGCTCTCCAAGGACCTGATGGCGGTGGCCGGCGACGCGCTCAAGACCAACATCACGACGCTCGGCCCGCTGGTGCTGCCGCTGTCGGAGCAGCTGCTCTTCATGGCGACCCTGGTGGCCAAGAAGGCGTTCAAGGCCAAGATCAAGCCCTACATCCCGGACTTCAAGCTGGCGTTCGAGCACGTGTGCATCCACGCGGGCGGGCGGGCCGTGCTGGACGAGCTGGAGCGGAACCTGGGGCTGACGGAGTGGCACATGGAGCCGTCGCGGATGACGCTGCACCGGTTCGGCAACACGTCGAGCAGCTCGCTGTGGTACGAGCTGGCCTACAGCGAGGCCAAGGGCCGCATCGGGCGGCGCGACAGGGTGTGGCAGATCGCCTTCGGCTCCGGGTTCAAGTGCAACAGCGCCGTGTGGCGGGCGCTGCGCGCGGTGGCGCCCGAGGCGGAGGCGGAGAGGGGCAACCCGTGGGCGGCCGAGATCCACCGCTTCCCCGTCGACGTCCCCAGGGTCTCCAAGGTCGGGAGCGCCTGAGAATCCGGCCGCACTGCATGCCGCCGCTTGTCAACTTCGGTTGATGATCGCCATGGCATCTCCTTGTTTGGCGATTCGGTTGGGTATTGGATGGGGCGAAAAAATGGTGTTTGATGTGAGGTTCGGTGGTGTTTTTTAacatgatgatgattatgatccATCATTTGTGGGTCAGTCGGAGCTTTCTTCTCGCTTACGTTGTCCGGAACGGATTGATTGATTCCATCGATGTATCATCATGTGGATGTGGacgtgggggtgggggtgggggtgcgGCGTTATATACCCAGACCCAGTGCTGTACGTGCTCTGGATTCGCTCCACTGTTGGTTCCTCGGCGCCTGTCTCGGTCGGTCTATCTGTCGCGTAATGGGGTGGTCGTACATATTTGATGCGAATGTTTAACTTGTCTGCCTGACCTGGATACTTGCAAGCCGCCGGTGGTTACGCCTTGGACCCCTTAGCTCCCCGGTTGCTGCACCCTCAAGCTTCTACGAAGTGCTCCCTTCGTATCTTTTTTccttcgcatataagatttgttTGACGTCAAACTTGGTAAATTTTAAGGATCCGAACCGTTGTCCGGATGAATGGGGGCGGTTTGAGGGTCGGAGAGATGCCCTTACTACTCATGTACACCTTAAAAAGACAGTCTGTCTCGATCTTTAATTGGTGATCGGCGAGAGGTCGGCTTCCAGCAGTTCCAGAGCATCAAAACATGCACGTACGGAGCCTGCGGCGAGATGAGAAGATGCA belongs to Triticum urartu cultivar G1812 chromosome 7, Tu2.1, whole genome shotgun sequence and includes:
- the LOC125522877 gene encoding 3-ketoacyl-CoA synthase 11-like translates to MDAPAPNAANPPAPAAAEPAAQPRRLPDFLQSVRLKYVKLGYHHLISHGMYLLLSPLMALVAVQLSTVSPGDLADLWEQLRFNLVSVLVCSTLLVFLSTVYFLTRPRPVYLVDFACYKPGPERRCTRQTFMRCSEATGSFTDANLDFQRKILERSGLGEDTYLPPAVLRVPPNPCMDEARREASTVMFGAIDQLLEKTGVRPKDIGILVVNCSLFNPTPSLSAMVVNHYGLRGNVVSYNLGGMGCSAGLLSVDLAKDLLQVHPSSYALVVSMENITLNWYFGNDRSMLVSNCLFRMGGAAILLSNRRSDRRRSKYELVHTVRTHKGADDKCFGCVTQQEDGDGKVGVSLSKDLMAVAGDALKTNITTLGPLVLPLSEQLLFMATLVAKKAFKAKIKPYIPDFKLAFEHVCIHAGGRAVLDELERNLGLTEWHMEPSRMTLHRFGNTSSSSLWYELAYSEAKGRIGRRDRVWQIAFGSGFKCNSAVWRALRAVAPEAEAERGNPWAAEIHRFPVDVPRVSKVGSA